DNA from Mustela lutreola isolate mMusLut2 chromosome 6, mMusLut2.pri, whole genome shotgun sequence:
GTGCTAGTATAAAACCCCGGGCATTTCAAAAACGCTTTAATGTCTGAAATTAACTCACCTCTAAACATCTGTAAAGTGTTCTCATTTCATACTGAACTCTGTGCTTCTTGAAAATATGCACTGATTTGAGAAGAGTAAATCGCTCTATTTTCCTTGGAGGTTCATGTCTGAAAAATCAATGGGCAAACAACATACTAAGCTAAGTGGTGTTAAAACCTGAGTCACCGATAGCAAAGCATAATTCCACAATTTCGTAGGCGGGGCTCATAATTATAGGCATTAGCTACCACTTACAGACTTGCAGCTGTCAAGACTGTCACGCGTTAACAACTGCTGTCATAAAGCTCAGGCCAAAGTAAACACAGCAGACGGCAAGGGGAACAAATATCCCACAGACCCAGAACTGAGCCTTGGCAATGCAAGGGCACAGTGCATGCCTCTGGCTCTTACCCGCCGCCCACCTTAGTCTGGTTTTGGCCAAATGTATGAACTGTGAAGAGTGGAACTAATGTGTTGCTGTGTGTGTTGTTTTAGGGAAATCTGCAAATCTACCAATAACCACGAAACTAAAAAGCCTATTATGGGAAAGGTGTGGgttccttctgttttcttataaCGCAAGCCTGGCAAAGCCCTAAATGGGCCTTGTTCAGCACCAGAAGGAGCAGGTGACAAAAAAGGTGCAGCAGTGCCCCCCCCCTACCCATGGTTTTGCTTCCAGCAGTTTTAGCCGCCTGTGGCCAACCACAGGCCCGAAGCAGGTAAGTCCTTCTGAAAGAGTCAGTAGGTTAAGAGCAGCCTAACGTACATCACAGTGCCTACAGCACTCAGCTCATTTCGTCTcactgcctgggcagctcatcatctcacatcatcccAAGGCTGAGTACAGCACAAGAAGGtattttgagagaggaagagagagacggCATATTCACGTagcttttattatagtatattgttgCAACTGTTCTATTTCATGACTGggtattgttgttaatctcttcctgtgcctaatttataCATCACTTTAGCACAGGCATATAGGTATAGGAGAAAAAAAACGACATGCAGGATTCAGTGCCCTACCCAGGTCTAGGCACCGGCCGGGGGTGCTGAGTGCCCTCCATGGACAAGGGGGAGACTACTATAGTTATACTTGACCCAGCAGTGATTTCAAGGTCATCTGAAGCTTGCCTTGCTCCTGCGTGAAATGACTAGGTGAGTGATGTTTCCAGAGGTAGTTTTGAAACAATAGCTATTAGCAAAAACCATCAGAGTCTGAAAAGATGAACTTTTCACCTAATTCACCTCCCTGCCCCACGGAGTCTCTAGACATTAGGGCTTCGTGGGTCTCCTTATGTCTGTGCAATTGCTAAAGAAaggatttcctttattttccttgttcactcgttctagtttttaaaaattctagtagGCAGGAATCCTGATTAGGATAACACAATAAACCTAAACTCTACCCACTATGAGTTTCTATGCTACCTTAAGGCCTTAGACCTAGCTGGAATTAGCACCATTTTTCAGGTTGATCACGTTATAGCAGATAATAGGTCAGATTAGGAAAGATcatacttacattttatttttttagaagattttatttatttatttgagacacagagagagcgagagatcatgagcaggggtggggtagaggtagaagcagactccccgctgagcagagactccccccccacccccgccaccgccgcagtgtggaactcaatcccaggttcctgggatcgtgaccccagcagaaggcagacacttaacctgattgagccacccaggcgccccatacttaCACTTTAATAGAGATACCAAGTTCTTTCGCAGCGAGCACTGCAAAATATTCATAACTGTCCAATACAGCCTTATCATGGCCTTTTACTAAAACTGACAGGCGCTTATATAATGTATCTGGTTCATCAGAGATGGTTATCtacaattttaaaatcaaaaacaaaagtttcaGTTATGGTTCCTCTAGTATTTATAATTGGAAAATTTCATGTATTATTCTCAATTGAACAATTTCAGAGTTTACTAATAAGCGGGGTGAAAAATGCTGAGTAATAGCTTAATACTATTAGCTTAATTACCTAGCTACTTTCACATTCAGATCTCCACAATGACTCCTACAATCcgttaaaataaagtttaaatcaaAGGACTTTCAAGCAACCTACAAAGTCACTAATGGAACCTTCTAACTTCATAGTTATTGATAATTGATACTGATATTGGTATCTGATCCCAAATACATAATGGGAAAAGATTTTGGGGTCTGTTAACAAAGTAGCCTGGTGAGAAGATCAGAAGATGTGGACTGGGAATTAAACTGCCACTTCCAGCTGAGTAAAAACAGGCAAGTCCCAGGATTTCACTGCATGACAGTTTGCTCATATATAAAATAGGATCATCCTTATGCTAGAGTTCACAGCATTTCTGTGgccaaaaaataacaaacacagATGAAGTGCTTAGAAATTACAAAATGTTGTTACACAAAGGCAAGCTATTGCTATTCATATTTttactagttttttttcttttcgatTTTGTTAGAGCGAGAGTGCACAAAGCAGgggacagtggcaggcagagggaaaaacaggcctcctgctaagcaaggagcccagtgcaggactcagtcccaggaccttgggatcatgacctgagctgaaggcagacgcttaactgaataagccacccaggcgttccttaTTAGGTTTTATTCATGTATGTTTTGCCTGCCCTAATAGAAAAATTACTCAtttctaattaaaatgttttgGCACTGACTGTACATTtaatttctccctcttctactctaATATTTAAAGATCTTGGGAATAATGGGTCTGACATTTCTGACTTTCTTCCAAGAGATGAATTACATTCACCTTCATTTGTCCATTAGACCAGTAATTTATCTTACTAATCCAATGATTCAGGGTTAAATTACTTCACTCCTGAAAGGAGATCTACTTATTAACCAGGAAGCTACCTAGACATTTACTCTCAATTACCCCAAATACAGTTGCTGGAAGAAGTGACTACGCTGATATTCTGTATCATAACTTGGGGGACTGGGGAAACAGAGTAGAGCTCCAAGATGTGTTTTGACTGGTCCCTGTAGGGCTTTAAATACAGTCTGAATCTGTTGTGATAAAAAAACTCAAgagattttgaataaaaatttggaTTTCATGTTAGCTTGGAAAACTTAAGACATCACTAGTCTACATGTCTACAGGCAACATGTGGCTGGAGTAAGTGGTAGCTGTCTCACTTATAAAGGGCATAGCCTATCACTGTGCCCACGCCACCACCTCTCCTTACAGACTTGCCCATGAGAACACCTGGCATGGAGGCCCAGGGTTCGTATGTACTTTCATGGAAAGAGATCCAGTATCTATTCagtgaaaacaaatcaaaagagcAGTACATGATGTATAGCAGAATTCCAGTTTGGTGAGCACATGCATAGAGAGGATGGTTACACACAGAAAAATGTCTAGAAGAAGTCATACCGAATGGTTAACAAGGGATTATTTTTGAGGGATGGAAATGAATAGATCCAGAATTTGTAAGGACTGTTTAAACCACAATTTACACAAAAACTGGGTTGATAAATTATGGTTcttatttaaaggaaataaggTTACACAGCTACTTCTAGATTTTCTTTGCCAGTGGTAATGCTCCTccttgctgtgaataataaaggACTGTCCAGGCCCAGCCTCTATGccttaaaatggaaacaaagactTGAAGCctccaaaaaaaatattttctgtaacatAATATGAAGTATTCTGTACCATTAATTATGACTACTCATCACACTGTGCTGAGCTAAAGCAAAAATCTGCTTCTTCTCACAGTAATTAGttatttggggtaaataaccaatTCCCTGACCCCCTGAAAGATGGTATGAGCATGCAGAAATGTCAGAGTACTTCACTCAGGCACACCGTGCCCCTGCCAGTATTCCAGAACAAAACATTTTTGTCCATAAGGTGTTTGGGAAACAGCCTCAAATGAAATACAGAGGAAAATCTATTGCTAATACAGCTCTTTATCAAGAAATAGGAAGTACAAGAGTGCtatgaactgtgtaaacctggcaattcacagacctgtacccctggggctaataatacattttatgtttattaaaaaaattttaaaaaaaagaaataggaagtacATACCTTAGGTTTGGTCAAATCCTTGGGAATATCAACGTGTAGGTTTGAAAACTGTACCCATTTCATACTGGTAGTGCTACGtgtggaaacaaaggaaaaacctAAGTGATATAGTACAAAAGCCCATTTCCTTATTCAATTTAGCACATCTAATTACATACTTACAGGAGAAAGCCACCATTTCTGGCTGTACTGTTCTTAGAagggtttacagaaaaattcctTGAACCCTAAAAAAGGGGGGGAGCATGTTTTAGAATTAAAGTCAATCCTTAAACATTcagtttcccttaaaaaaaaaaaaagaaatcaaaagatgtACAATCCTTCAAATTAAGGACTATCTCATTATTTCAGATGAAGATACTAGGGTAACTAAAATGCCAGAttagatttcatttaaaaacaagaggagggggcgcctgggtggctcagtgggttgggccgctgccttcggctcaggtcatgatctcagggtcctgggattgagtcctgcatcgggctctttgctcagcagggagcctgcttccctctctctctttctgcctgcctctccgtctacttgggatttctctctgtcaaataaataaataaaatcttaaaaaaaaaaaaaaaaaaaaaaacaagaggagggacgcctgggtggctcagtgggttaagcctctgccttctgctcaggtcatgatctcagggtcctgggattgggccctacatcgggctctctgctcagcaggaggcctgcgtcctcctctctctctgtctgcctctctgcctacttgtgatctctgtctgacaaataaataaaatctttaaaaaaaaaaaaaaaagaggacaacgAAAGAGTTGGTAATCAAAATAAATTCTCAGAATACGACAGCATCTATCTCTCTTAAAGCTTAgattaagaactttttaaaaaagcactttacacagacacacataagcAATTCTCACACTGAAAGAACATCTATGATTTTAAGTATGTGGACATCAAGGAAAAAGTGacttcattttcccattttttttaatagattaaatGTACTACAATATAATACTTACCTTGCCTATTTCTGAGCAagtctctttttaatttatttataagaattgAAGTAAGAATTCTAAAGTACCCTTTTTGCAAAGCTTTCATACATCTTTCTACTGTAAGTTTCTTGGCTTGGCTGGGAGATttataaataaactgaaatacaGTGAAACACACATCACCTTACACCACTGCTGTACCTCATACTCCCAACAATCCAGCCTTTCCACATCCTTTATTGTCAGCTCCCTCTGGTGGACAAAACTTCTAGCTGCAGGACACCTGTGGCACTATATCTAATAATGTAATTTGCCATCTGTTTCCCCCTTGAGctttcctgatttaaaaatgtaacctgggaggggtgctgggtggcgTAGTCAatgaagcatccgactcttggttttggctcaggttatgatctcaggttatAAGATCCCAGCCCTCTGTGGGACTGTGTATTCAGCAGAAAGTCAGCTTAAAacactctcccctctgcccctctaccccatGCTTGCTcgatctctttctctaaaataaataaataaataattttaaaataaattttatttatttatttgagagagagaaagcaagacagatcagagggagagagagaagcagactccccactgagcagagagcccaatgtggggctcaattccaggaccttgagattatgatctgagcccaaggcagatgctttaccgaatgaaccacccaggcaccccaataaataattaaAGCACCACaggtctgggcacctgggtggctcaggcagttaaacatctaactcttgattttggcccccCCTCTCTTACAAAAGGAGGGGGCACAGATCTAAGCAATAGGACACTTTCCAGTCATATTCTCCAAGTACAAACCTCTGCTTTTAAAAGTTGGagcttagggatgcctgggtggcgcagtgggttaagcgtctgccttcagctcaggtcatgatctcatggtcctgggatcaaatcaagccccacatcaggctcccagctcagcgggcagcctgctgctccccctgcttgtactcactctctgacaaataaataaaatcctttaaaaaaaaagtgctgttatAACCACAAATCAACTTTTTacgagaccagtgctctaacccctgagctacggAGCCCacaaatcaactttttaaaaaaatatttattttatttatctgggtggaggggcaggagagggagagagaatctcaagctgacattgcactgagtgtggagcctgatatggggctcaatctaacgaccctgagatcctgacctgagcagaaaccaagagttggatgcttaatggactgtaCCACCCGGGTGTACCCAACAGGAAAAGATGTTCACTGAATCTTCTACAAGAAATGATTACCTCTTGCAACTCAGACAATGAAAAACCATCACTCTGAACTCTTGTTTTTCACTGGACTTTCAAAACCCCTCccaacttcttcctttttctccaaaaaatatttctcttctttgtttctgGGACTTGTCCATGGTTTTGCAATAACTTGCATGTCCCAAACTCCAATTTTCTGCCATTCCCAAATAAACcaaataactttcatttttaaggttaacattaTTTGGTGATCAGAGTGGGATccagggcgcctcggtggctcagtgggttaaagcctctgccttcggctcaggtcatgatccccaggtcctggaatcgagtcccgcatcaggctctctgctcagcagggaacctgcttcctcctctctctctgcctgcttgtgatctctgtctgtcaaataaataaataaaatcttaaaaaaaaaaaaagaagaagaagaagtgggaTCCAGAAATATTCAATAACTTCGAGGCTGATGAGCAAACAGGTGCTAGGGCACACAGAGCCAATGAAGTTCACTGTTCTCTTACCAACCCTGGAGTTGGAGGCTCTTTTTCCTGGACTTCGAGCTCTACTCTCTGCGTTTTGAGCTCTCCAGGATCTGTTTCAAGACTCTGTCCTTTCAGAGAGTGCTGGTCTGACCTTTGGACTGACTTCTCTTTGGAACCAGACAGTTCCTATTGGAACTGTGCCTACTTGGAATGGAAGTGTGTTAGTTTTGGTCCACCTCCTTTCCAGAAATGTGCTGTTCCTATTGGTTCCGTGCTGGCCTTTGGTCCAATTCCTTTGGAACTTAGATGTTCCTGTTGAAACTGTGCTGttgaggaatttttctttttttactctagAGAAAAACCTCTAAGAAACAGGATCCCCGTCATTAAAATGATTTGAGGGCAGCTCCCCTTCTGAAACACTAGTGGTTTTATGTTTAAAAGCTGTGGTTCTTCCTCCTGACCATCTCTAACTGTAGTTACTGACTTAATCAAAAGAAATTTAGAATGTCAATGGACATTATGGGGAACTTCTGATTTCCTCCCAACTAAACCAGGCAGCTAAGTCTCCAAAACTGTCAAAACTGAATAGGATGCCTATTTTGATTGGTATCTTAGAGCTTCTAAACACTATCATGGAATCTAAAATAGCCTCTCCACAAAATACAATTTCTAGACTAACTGCAGCAAAGATAAAAAGGCTCCTGAGATCTGAGGGATGCCCTCCCTGCCCAACTCCCAGGACTGTGGCAACTACTTTATGCTCAGCagcgcccccccccgcccccgggtgTCATCACCCTCCTTCTCCTTGTGACGCCTCCAGCTCCTCCACACCCTCAACTTCCCTGTTCTAATTCTCCCACCAAACTTTCTTTTGCATCTGAACCTCAGCCTGCTCCGTCCTCTACTGAACCTATCAAAATCTGCCCCTTTAAAGTTAaatctttttactttaaaaaaattttttttcttttttgagaacatGCATGTGCCCaagtgagggaaggggcagagggagagaatctcaagcagacttcctgatacggagcttgatctcacaactctgagatcacgacctgagccgaaatcaaggtggacatttaactgcctgagccacctaggtgcccctaaagttaAAATCTTCTGAGGAtccaaataaaacccaaatttcTTATGTTCTCTAGAATGATGCTGAATTGAGAGCCACAGTTGAAGTTTCCTGTAGTGACTGAGAACCCCCACAGGTTTGCAGGAAGCATTTCACATAGTTATTCAAACTTACCAACCTGGTTTCTCAGATTTTTTAGAAATTAGTCCATATGCATGTTGATGAGGGCTAAGCCAAATATTGGCTGTAGCTAGCCCGATGGGAATATCTCGAAAGGAATTTAGAGAAACAGATCCCTAACTTTTGCTAAGATGCTAGAACATTTGCTGGAAATCTCCACCA
Protein-coding regions in this window:
- the MRPS10 gene encoding small ribosomal subunit protein uS10m isoform X1, with amino-acid sequence MAARGALGSMCRRLWQGSRNFSVNPSKNSTARNGGFLLTTSMKWVQFSNLHVDIPKDLTKPKITISDEPDTLYKRLSVLVKGHDKAVLDSYEYFAVLAAKELGISIKVHEPPRKIERFTLLKSVHIFKKHRVQYEMRTLYRCLELEHLTGSTADVYLEYIQRNLPEGVAMEVTKTKLEQLPEHIKEPVWETVPEEKESKS
- the MRPS10 gene encoding small ribosomal subunit protein uS10m isoform X3 is translated as MQAMAKLMGSRNFSVNPSKNSTARNGGFLLTTSMKWVQFSNLHVDIPKDLTKPKITISDEPDTLYKRLSVLVKGHDKAVLDSYEYFAVLAAKELGISIKVHEPPRKIERFTLLKSVHIFKKHRVQYEMRTLYRCLELEHLTGSTADVYLEYIQRNLPEGVAMEVTKTKLEQLPEHIKEPVWETVPEEKESKS
- the MRPS10 gene encoding small ribosomal subunit protein uS10m isoform X2 — encoded protein: MRGSIPGLRDHEPKGSRNFSVNPSKNSTARNGGFLLTTSMKWVQFSNLHVDIPKDLTKPKITISDEPDTLYKRLSVLVKGHDKAVLDSYEYFAVLAAKELGISIKVHEPPRKIERFTLLKSVHIFKKHRVQYEMRTLYRCLELEHLTGSTADVYLEYIQRNLPEGVAMEVTKTKLEQLPEHIKEPVWETVPEEKESKS
- the MRPS10 gene encoding small ribosomal subunit protein uS10m isoform X4 encodes the protein MPFWEALEARWRRGERSAPCAGVSGSTTSMKWVQFSNLHVDIPKDLTKPKITISDEPDTLYKRLSVLVKGHDKAVLDSYEYFAVLAAKELGISIKVHEPPRKIERFTLLKSVHIFKKHRVQYEMRTLYRCLELEHLTGSTADVYLEYIQRNLPEGVAMEVTKTKLEQLPEHIKEPVWETVPEEKESKS